The Gymnogyps californianus isolate 813 chromosome 5, ASM1813914v2, whole genome shotgun sequence DNA segment tccttccccttgtCCTAGAGCCACCACGCTCGTGGCCGGGATGGAACCCCTCGCCCCGGCCAAGCGAGCCAGCCTTGGGGCGAGCATCCCCAGGGCCAACGCGTTCCCCTCCACGCtagggtgggtgggtgggtggagaGCCGGGTGCCGACGGCTTTCCCCCCGCAGCGCTCCCCACTCTCGCCTCCCTCCACCCCCCGCATTGTTcccggcccggcgggcgggaggaggagcagggccaAGGGCCAGCATGCGGTAGGCGCCCGTGCCGCcgaggcaggcaggaaggcaggcaggaaggcaggcgCTGGGAGCGTGCCGCCGGCTGGAGCCGCCTGTCATGTTGGTGGAGCTGCTCTTCCAAGCTGCCTGTGTGTCCCTGTTCCTCCCGGGCGGCCAAGGCAGGGTGTACCCTGGGAGGAAGAAGCCGGCCAGCTTTGCCGTGGAGAGGTAGCCGGgttccccctcctcttttccttctccctctcccagctACACCTGGGGACGGCGGCGTGCCGTGCCGTTCCTGTGCCGAGCTCCAGCCATCCGTCCCTCGGCTGCCTTCGGGGTTCCGGCTGTGTCTCCCATCCCAGCCGGAAGGGCTGGCACCCCACGCGTCCCTCCCTCTGTCCCGGGGGTGGCCGGGACCAGGGGAGCGTGATCCTCGCAGGGGTCCTGCTCCCCGCATCCGTATCCTGCTCCCCGTGTCCTGCTGGGGGACGTTTCTCCCCCGTCACTGCGTGCTGGGGTGTTCGGGTTAGCTGGGGCATGGTCCTCTCCCTCTGTCCCACCTTGTTTCGGGGTCACACCGCATCCCGGTTCGCCCCGTGCCTGCCTCCCCCTGGATCCATGCCATGCTCTGCTGCCTGGGATAAGGTGGCCACGGGCATGTTATGTCCTGTGTGTCCCCCCTGTCCTCGCGTTCCCAGGGCGGGGGGCTCTCCGCCGGCTGGAGAAGCTCCCCCGGGACCTTTGCTCTCTGCCCTGGGGGGTCAGGGCAGGGTGGCCTCAGCCTTTCCGTCGGTCGCACAGACGCCGCGTCGGGCCCCACGTCTGCTTCTCGGGCTTCGGCAGCGGATGTTGCCCCGGGTGGATGCTGTCTCCGGGCAGCGGGCAGTGTACCCTGCGTGAGTACGGGCTCTGGGGGTGCAGGGGCGGGTGGGGGTCCCTGCCCTCCTGACGGCCGCCCGTCCCCGCTCCCCGCAGCGCTCTGCTCCTTCGGCTGCGGCAGCGGCTTGTGCATCGCCCCCAACCTCTGCTCGTGCCCGGATGGAGAGCAGGGCATCACCTGCCCAGGTACCCACCCGCTCCCGGTCGCGCCGAAAGCTGGGACCCCCCCTGGGTTTACCTGGCAGGGCACGTTGCTCCTTGTCACCGCTCCCTGCGGCATCTCCCGGCACGGTCCCCCATCCCTGGCAGGGGTAGGGGTGCTCCCGGGGCAGGGTGCAGTCCCTGGAGGATctggggagcaggggtgggagggtgggtgggtgctgggATGGTATCGGTGCCCTGTGGATCCCCTGTCCGTGTTTCAGAGCCGCCGGGGACGTGCGGGGAGTACGGCTGCGACCTCTCCTGTAACCACGGCGGGTGCCAGGAGGTGGCCCGCGTCTGTCCCCTCGGCTTCTCCATGGTGGAGACGGCCAACGGCATCCGCTGCACCGGTGAGCCAGGATGGGGACGTCCCAACGGGACTGGGGTCCCACGGCGGCGGCCCCCCAATCTCCAGCTCTCCCCTCTCGCCCCCAGACATCGACGAGTGCCTGAGCGCTGCCTGCGAGGGTCTCTGCGTCAACACCGAGGGCGGCTTCGTCTGCGAGTGTGGGCCCGGCATGCAGCTCTCCGCCGACCGCCACAGCTGCCAGGGTGCATGGGGAACCGGGGGGCTGAGTTGGGGGCAAACGGGGACCAGCCGGGGCCGCTGACCCCCAAGCCTCTGCCCCCCAGATACGGATGAGTGCCTGGCCACGCCGTGCCAGCACCGCTGCAAGAACAGCATCGGTAGCTACCGCTGCTCCTGCCGGCCCGGCTACCACCTCCACGGGAACCGGCACTCCTGCGTGGGTGAGCACCGCGTGTCGGCCCCCTCTTTCCTCTCCGTGCCACGAAGCCCAGGGAGGCGGCCATTGAGCCCGTCGGCGCAGTGCTGCCGCTTTGTCCTCATCCTTGCGTGGGCCACGCTGGAGGGGACAGCTCAGTGCACCGGGCTCCCTCCTGAGCTGTTTCCCGGGGTGTAGCACCTCCTGCCCGGGCACTGACAAGTCCCCTTGTCCCCTAGATGTCAACGAATGCCGGCGGCCGGGAGAGCGCCGAGCCTGCCAGCACGCCTGCCACAACACGCCGGGCAGCTACCTCTGCTCCTGCCGCCCCGGGTACCGGCTCAGCGGCGACAGGGTCTCCTGCGAAGGTATCCGTCTCCTTCTCCGGGCCAGGGCAGGGGAGCGGAGTGGGATGCCCccggctccctgcctgccccgagTGACGtctgttccttccttccttcctaggCTACCCCAAATCCATCCTGGCCCCATCGCCCATCCTGCAGTCCCTGCAGCATCCGCCCACCCTCgtcctgctccctcccggctCTGGGGGACCCCTCCTGGTCCCAAGGGGTTCCCCCTCACCCCATCTCCCTGCCGCAGCTCCTGGTACCCaactccctttctcctctcccgCCTCGGCATCCCCGGCCACCGAGCCATCCCTGCGTGCCGTGGGAGCTCCCGGTACCTCCGCCTCATCGGCCCCTCGTTGTTGGTACCGAGGGGTCCCCCGGGAGCCCGGCGCTCGCTGGACAGAGCCGGGGTGCCGGAGCTGCGCCTGTCAGGTAAGTGCCCCGTCCTCCCCACGCCTCTCCCCGCCGCACCAGCCTGACGTTGGGCTGAGACGGTGGGTGCCTTTGCAGGGGGGACGAGTGCTCTGCGAGGCCGTCAGTTGCCCCGTGACCTGCTCCcacccgctgcccgccccggccgggggctgctgccccagctgcaTAGGTGAGCCCCAgttccccccacctccccagccccattGCCCCAGGGTGGTGTGTCCCCCCCACCCTGACCCACCTGCCTTCCAGGCTGCCTGCACGAGGGGGTGGCCCGGGCCGAGGGCGAGGTCTTCTCCCCATCCGATGGGAACTGCACCGTCTGCGTCTGCCTGGTGAGCCTGTGCCATCCcggggtgggatggggatgggagcatcccccctccccctccgctgcaTCCCCGCTCGGCCTTCGAGCCGTTGGAGCGGGATGCGCCGGGGCGGATGATGTCCCGGCACCATGGCGGGGAAGGGGTGCGTCACCCCTCCGCTGCCCCGTGACAGCCCCACGCTCTCCTCCGCAGGCTGGTAACGTCTCCTGCATCTCCCCCGAGTGCCCCCCAggctcctgccccagctcctcgCCAGCCgactgctgctcctgccagccaggTGGgttcccccagcacccccagtaCCCCCAGTCCCTGGGGcgtgtggggtggggggagcccagggctctgctggcGATGGGGGTTcggggtgggtgggtggggggtcGGTAGGAGCCATGCTTCGCTCCCCgaccccagccccagccccgctgcctctCTCTTTGCCAGCAAAGTGCAGTTTTCGGGGCCGCACGTACGCACACGGTGCCCGGTTCAGCCTGGACGGGGATGACTGCACTACCTGCGTCTGCCGGGTAGGTCCCGGGAGGGG contains these protein-coding regions:
- the VWCE gene encoding von Willebrand factor C and EGF domain-containing protein, translating into MLVELLFQAACVSLFLPGGQGRVYPGRKKPASFAVERRRVGPHVCFSGFGSGCCPGWMLSPGSGQCTLPLCSFGCGSGLCIAPNLCSCPDGEQGITCPEPPGTCGEYGCDLSCNHGGCQEVARVCPLGFSMVETANGIRCTDIDECLSAACEGLCVNTEGGFVCECGPGMQLSADRHSCQDTDECLATPCQHRCKNSIGSYRCSCRPGYHLHGNRHSCVDVNECRRPGERRACQHACHNTPGSYLCSCRPGYRLSGDRVSCEGYPKSILAPSPILQSLQHPPTLVLLPPGSGGPLLVPRGSPSPHLPAAAPGTQLPFSSPASASPATEPSLRAVGAPGTSASSAPRCWYRGVPREPGARWTEPGCRSCACQGGRVLCEAVSCPVTCSHPLPAPAGGCCPSCIGCLHEGVARAEGEVFSPSDGNCTVCVCLAGNVSCISPECPPGSCPSSSPADCCSCQPAKCSFRGRTYAHGARFSLDGDDCTTCVCRGGEVECSFAPCPVLDCPQHQRHLGPGQCCFTCRDPPAPAGCFVDDNGVEFPIGQIWSPGDPCELCICQADGSVSCKRTDCVETCPYPIRIPGQCCPDCSAGCTYMGRIFYNNETFPSVLDPCLSCICLLGSVACSPVDCAIFCTYPFHPEGECCPVCKDCNYQGRKVVNGQTFTPEGQPCTRCTCQLGEVSCEKRLCPRSCAEPAALPAACCPPCQATDVRLPLQRSDPSLSLSPTHEDSPTGTPHPSPPTSTQPLRHRLAQLLLPNTAPLRPSPGNAGARELPPTTLRPPGHPSTAALPPDTPSETAAPTGSPSSSPEAQGPPGDADPSAVPPASGESPGGHVAP